A stretch of the Glutamicibacter sp. JL.03c genome encodes the following:
- a CDS encoding phytoene desaturase family protein gives MIDVAVVGAGPNGLAAAAVAARAGLNVQVYEANESIGGAARTQSLDGSEAIFDLGSAVHPMAMQSPAMRELGVHERVDFITPDLSFAHVIDERTAYAYRDLERTVEELGGEDGQIYRRLLQPLVSQIDQVSDTLLNTLVKVPSHPLALACFGAAALGGMGLKEVLGSKYERAAALYSGCAAHVAGGSRGPANAGAGLFLAATAHAKGWPIPRGGSQAISNALAAEATARGAQIHTGVRVHHIDELTAQNILFDTSAEEAAKLSAGHLPEQLSRALSTTRRSPGSCLVHFVLSEPVPWRDPVLATAGTVHLGGTAKQVGKAERAAVHRGSATPFMIVSQPSQFDDSRAPEGQHVIWAYCHVPLDSPRDMRQEIQTMIQQAAPGFSEIVLEAHVVTAKDLERQNAALIGGDLSGGTMDLLGTIKRPRVSLDPWYLQSKGLYLISSAAPPGPSVHGMGGYLGAQSMLKREYRIKNWKSVK, from the coding sequence ATGATCGACGTCGCTGTCGTCGGTGCCGGGCCCAACGGATTGGCCGCCGCCGCGGTGGCCGCCCGGGCCGGGCTCAACGTGCAGGTCTATGAAGCCAACGAGAGCATCGGCGGGGCGGCCAGGACCCAATCCCTGGATGGCTCCGAGGCGATCTTCGATCTGGGCAGCGCCGTGCACCCGATGGCCATGCAGTCCCCGGCCATGCGCGAACTCGGGGTCCACGAACGCGTGGACTTCATCACCCCGGACCTGTCCTTCGCCCATGTCATCGATGAGCGCACCGCCTACGCCTACCGGGATCTGGAACGCACCGTCGAGGAATTGGGCGGCGAGGACGGGCAGATCTATCGCCGGCTGCTCCAGCCGCTGGTCAGCCAGATCGACCAGGTCAGCGATACCCTGCTCAATACCCTGGTCAAAGTCCCCAGCCACCCGCTGGCCCTGGCCTGCTTCGGGGCTGCCGCCCTGGGAGGCATGGGGCTCAAGGAAGTGCTCGGGTCGAAGTACGAGCGCGCCGCCGCCCTCTACTCGGGATGCGCCGCCCATGTGGCTGGCGGATCGCGGGGCCCAGCCAATGCCGGGGCCGGCCTGTTCCTGGCCGCCACCGCCCACGCCAAGGGCTGGCCGATTCCCCGCGGTGGCTCCCAGGCCATCAGCAACGCGCTGGCTGCCGAAGCCACCGCCCGCGGCGCGCAGATCCATACCGGGGTGAGGGTCCACCACATCGATGAGCTCACCGCGCAGAACATCCTATTCGACACCTCAGCCGAAGAGGCCGCGAAGCTCAGCGCCGGGCACCTGCCCGAACAGCTCTCCCGGGCCCTGTCCACCACCAGGCGCTCGCCGGGCAGCTGCCTGGTCCACTTCGTGCTCTCCGAACCGGTTCCGTGGCGGGATCCGGTGCTGGCCACTGCCGGCACCGTCCATCTGGGCGGCACCGCCAAGCAGGTGGGCAAAGCCGAGCGTGCCGCAGTCCACCGCGGATCGGCGACCCCATTCATGATCGTCTCCCAGCCCTCGCAGTTCGATGATTCGCGCGCGCCAGAAGGACAGCACGTCATCTGGGCCTACTGCCATGTGCCCCTGGATTCGCCACGGGATATGCGACAGGAAATCCAAACCATGATCCAGCAGGCGGCCCCGGGCTTCTCCGAAATCGTCCTCGAAGCCCACGTGGTCACCGCCAAGGATTTGGAGCGGCAGAACGCCGCCTTGATCGGCGGGGATCTATCCGGCGGAACCATGGACCTGCTGGGCACCATCAAGCGGCCGAGGGTTTCCCTGGATCCCTGGTACCTGCAGTCCAAGGGACTGTATCTGATCTCCTCGGCCGCCCCGCCGGGGCCATCAGTCCATGGCATGGGCGGGTACCTTGGCGCCCAATCCATGCTCAAACGCGAATACCGCATCAAGAACTGGAAATCGGTGAAGTAG
- a CDS encoding glycosyltransferase family 2 protein: MTSPIPGRISVVIPAYNQEAYICDALASLERQKLDQWEMEVLVVDDASTDATASLIESYSDRVPGLKLITLEQNVGVSAARNIALKQVTGEFYTFLDPDDWYGPQHLATLADTLSKLHVDFVRCDHVRVAGTNRVIYRAPQALRGIVLNPSDDIEPIDSPSMVDYPYSWAGMYRTELMKSIDCFYFDERLLSAEDRPWIWKLHLDTARYAVISSPSIFYRRGLPNSLSQVFDERQLGFLEAFTQVLATVREHPDSSRHLPKALRQFFAIVCHHEKRSKNYPPQVRLTIKQQLREIFSDIDVAVAHQVVLEMDVARRRHILSYLQPGQIGVAK, from the coding sequence ATGACGAGCCCGATCCCTGGCCGCATATCCGTGGTCATCCCGGCCTACAACCAGGAAGCCTACATTTGTGATGCGCTGGCTTCCCTCGAGAGGCAAAAGCTGGACCAGTGGGAGATGGAAGTGCTTGTCGTGGATGATGCATCCACCGACGCCACCGCTTCGCTCATCGAGTCCTATAGCGATCGGGTCCCGGGCCTGAAGCTGATCACGCTCGAGCAGAATGTGGGCGTCTCGGCCGCCCGGAACATCGCATTGAAGCAGGTGACCGGTGAGTTCTATACCTTCTTGGATCCCGACGACTGGTACGGGCCGCAGCATCTGGCCACATTGGCCGACACCCTGAGCAAATTGCACGTGGATTTCGTGCGCTGCGACCACGTGCGCGTCGCCGGCACCAACCGCGTGATTTACCGCGCTCCACAGGCCTTGCGGGGCATTGTGCTCAATCCTTCCGATGACATCGAACCGATCGACTCGCCGTCGATGGTCGACTACCCCTACTCGTGGGCCGGCATGTACCGCACCGAGTTGATGAAATCCATCGATTGCTTCTACTTCGATGAGCGTCTGCTCTCGGCCGAAGACCGTCCCTGGATCTGGAAGCTGCACCTTGATACGGCGCGCTATGCGGTGATCTCCTCGCCAAGCATCTTCTACCGCCGAGGCCTGCCGAATTCGCTCAGCCAGGTCTTCGACGAGCGACAGCTCGGATTCCTCGAGGCCTTCACCCAGGTATTGGCTACGGTGCGCGAACACCCTGATTCCTCACGCCACCTGCCCAAAGCGCTGCGCCAATTTTTCGCGATTGTGTGCCACCACGAGAAGCGCTCTAAGAACTACCCGCCGCAAGTCCGGCTTACAATCAAACAACAGCTGCGTGAGATCTTCAGTGACATCGACGTTGCTGTTGCCCACCAGGTAGTTCTTGAAATGGATGTCGCTCGTCGCCGCCATATCCTCTCGTACCTCCAGCCAGGTCAGATCGGGGTCGCCAAGTGA
- a CDS encoding alpha-2,8-polysialyltransferase family protein: MIALIEASSYFQLASLAAMADAGLLPEADERILVLANGSQVPELTTPLEETPGFQQLAARFDRVVDFAALTSPRRPSQFNPREDELHIFESLLRQAWNLGTGPLTLVLESIQVNPARALARIFFDAQLWVHSDGLMSYGPTRNRLAMPLRQRLMGTIHVDLIPGLEPHLLAELEPVRKVLHAHELARIFSELAENAHFDLPGSSALILGQYLGSLRLMDADEEFELHVQMLQEVVNRGLDTVLFKAHPSASATSAARLATVAEEMGLDFRLLTTDHLAETVIASARPEVVISCFSTGLATARYILDTDVHAVGTGTMLQALAPYENSNRIPLSIIHALFVQDIPAPAHSDGDDQLSKLLVAVAYCMQSAQLPQLREPAAEFLGVHYPEFSAHFKRRRITRLDLPPRWAHLVSRHSLPSKVRGASRRVLRKGSKQLETLSKSLSRLAK; encoded by the coding sequence GTGATCGCACTGATTGAAGCCAGCAGCTACTTTCAGCTAGCTTCTCTGGCCGCGATGGCCGACGCAGGGCTGCTTCCCGAAGCAGATGAGCGCATCCTGGTTCTGGCCAATGGCTCCCAGGTGCCGGAATTGACTACTCCTCTGGAGGAAACGCCAGGTTTCCAGCAACTTGCTGCGCGCTTCGACCGGGTAGTGGATTTTGCCGCGCTGACCTCGCCGCGTCGCCCGTCCCAGTTCAACCCGCGCGAAGACGAGCTGCACATCTTCGAGTCGCTGCTACGCCAGGCATGGAACCTGGGTACCGGGCCCCTGACGCTGGTGCTCGAATCCATCCAGGTCAATCCTGCTCGAGCGCTGGCGCGCATCTTCTTCGATGCCCAGTTGTGGGTCCATTCCGACGGGCTGATGTCCTACGGTCCTACCCGCAACCGCTTGGCGATGCCGCTGCGCCAGCGATTGATGGGCACCATCCACGTTGACCTGATTCCGGGCTTGGAGCCGCATCTTCTGGCCGAGCTCGAGCCGGTGCGCAAGGTGCTGCACGCCCACGAACTGGCAAGGATCTTCAGCGAGCTTGCCGAAAATGCGCACTTCGACCTGCCTGGTTCCAGCGCGTTGATTCTTGGCCAGTACCTCGGCTCGCTGCGCCTGATGGATGCCGACGAGGAGTTCGAGCTGCATGTGCAGATGCTCCAGGAAGTGGTGAATCGCGGCCTGGATACAGTGCTTTTCAAGGCGCACCCATCGGCGAGTGCCACCTCGGCGGCCCGGCTGGCCACAGTGGCTGAAGAAATGGGCCTGGATTTCCGGCTGCTCACCACCGATCATCTTGCGGAAACGGTAATCGCCTCGGCTCGCCCGGAAGTAGTCATCTCCTGCTTCTCCACCGGTCTGGCTACAGCCAGGTACATCCTGGATACCGATGTCCATGCTGTGGGCACCGGAACCATGTTGCAGGCGTTGGCGCCCTATGAAAATTCGAACCGCATTCCGCTCTCTATCATCCACGCCCTGTTTGTCCAGGACATCCCAGCCCCTGCGCACAGCGACGGTGATGACCAGCTCTCGAAGCTGCTGGTGGCCGTGGCTTACTGCATGCAATCGGCCCAGCTGCCCCAGCTGCGCGAGCCGGCCGCCGAATTCCTGGGCGTTCACTACCCTGAATTCTCCGCGCATTTCAAGCGCCGTCGCATCACCAGATTGGATCTGCCACCACGCTGGGCTCATCTGGTTTCCCGCCATTCACTGCCTTCGAAGGTCCGCGGGGCGTCGCGCCGGGTGCTGCGAAAAGGGTCCAAACAGCTCGAAACCCTGTCCAAGTCCTTGAGCCGACTGGCAAAATGA
- a CDS encoding ABC transporter ATP-binding protein — protein MIQAQQLTKRYGNKTVVDQVSFTVQPGAVTGFLGPNGAGKSTTMRMIVGLAAPTSGQVLVNNRDFKTSKHPLTEVGTLLEAKSVHKSLTPLAHLRAMAATAGLPVSRVHEVLELTGLSGVQRKKVGGFSLGMGQRLGIATALLGDPQVLILDEPVNGLDPEGVAWVRNLARQQAAAGKTVLISSHLMSEMAQTADHLIVIGRGRIMADAPINEFIHNGLSQTIVRATDIEVLMNALSAEGVQLRRLDGQSLEVTGPDSEAIGRRALEAGVVLSELRPLQRTLEDAYMELTRDAVEYNSNIVAGHSGGK, from the coding sequence ATGATCCAGGCTCAGCAGTTGACGAAGAGATACGGCAACAAGACCGTGGTCGACCAGGTGTCGTTCACGGTGCAACCCGGAGCGGTGACCGGTTTCCTCGGTCCTAACGGCGCCGGCAAATCCACCACCATGCGCATGATCGTCGGGTTGGCGGCCCCCACCAGCGGGCAGGTCCTGGTGAACAACCGGGACTTCAAGACCTCCAAGCATCCGCTGACCGAGGTGGGCACCTTGCTGGAAGCGAAGTCGGTGCACAAGTCGCTGACCCCTTTGGCCCACTTGCGGGCCATGGCTGCCACCGCGGGCTTGCCGGTCTCCAGGGTCCACGAGGTGCTGGAACTGACTGGCCTGAGCGGCGTGCAGCGCAAGAAGGTCGGAGGGTTCTCCTTGGGCATGGGCCAACGCCTGGGCATCGCCACCGCGCTGCTGGGCGACCCGCAGGTGCTGATCCTCGATGAACCGGTCAATGGGTTGGACCCCGAAGGCGTGGCTTGGGTGCGCAACCTCGCCCGGCAGCAAGCCGCGGCCGGCAAGACCGTGTTGATCTCCTCCCACCTCATGAGCGAGATGGCGCAAACCGCGGACCATCTGATTGTCATTGGCCGCGGACGCATTATGGCCGATGCTCCGATCAACGAATTCATCCATAACGGGCTGTCCCAAACCATCGTTCGCGCCACCGATATCGAGGTGTTGATGAATGCCCTGAGCGCCGAAGGCGTGCAATTGCGCCGCCTCGATGGGCAGAGCCTCGAAGTCACAGGCCCGGACTCGGAAGCCATCGGCCGCCGCGCCCTGGAGGCCGGTGTGGTGCTCAGCGAGCTGCGTCCGTTGCAACGCACTTTGGAAGATGCCTACATGGAGTTGACCCGGGACGCCGTGGAATACAACTCGAATATTGTTGCCGGGCACAGCGGCGGGAAGTAG
- a CDS encoding N-acetylneuraminate synthase family protein has translation MTTVNTEIKPVAIGESLLGAGQQVYVIGEIGINHNGDIEIAKQLIDVSAEAGANAVKFQKRTPEISTPTDMRDKIRSTPWGEMTYLDYRYRVEFDAAQYKELISYAASKGLHAFASPWDVPSVEFMEEQGAVTHKVASASVTDIELLKALAQTGKPIILSTGMSTIEQIDKAVETLGTSNLVMMHATSTYPLPPEEANLRMIETLRDRYQVPVGYSGHERGLQISLAAVALGAVTVERHITLDRTMWGSDQASSLEPKGFESLIRDIRILEQAMGDGVKKVFPGELAPLSRLRRVDA, from the coding sequence ATGACCACCGTCAACACCGAAATCAAGCCAGTTGCCATCGGCGAATCCCTGCTTGGCGCTGGCCAGCAGGTCTACGTCATCGGCGAAATCGGCATCAACCACAATGGTGATATCGAAATCGCCAAGCAGCTGATCGACGTTTCGGCTGAGGCCGGCGCCAACGCGGTGAAGTTCCAGAAGCGCACCCCGGAAATCTCCACTCCCACCGACATGCGCGACAAGATCCGCTCCACCCCATGGGGCGAGATGACCTACCTGGACTACCGCTACCGCGTTGAGTTCGATGCGGCCCAGTACAAGGAGCTCATCTCCTACGCAGCCTCCAAGGGCCTGCACGCCTTCGCTTCCCCCTGGGACGTTCCTTCGGTGGAGTTCATGGAAGAGCAGGGTGCCGTCACCCACAAGGTCGCTTCCGCATCGGTCACCGACATCGAGTTGCTCAAGGCGCTGGCCCAGACCGGCAAGCCGATCATCCTGTCCACCGGCATGTCCACCATCGAGCAGATCGACAAGGCCGTTGAGACCCTGGGCACCAGCAACCTGGTCATGATGCACGCCACCAGCACCTACCCGCTGCCTCCCGAAGAAGCCAACCTGCGCATGATCGAAACCCTGCGTGACCGCTACCAGGTTCCAGTGGGCTACTCGGGCCACGAGCGCGGCCTGCAGATCTCGCTGGCCGCAGTGGCCCTGGGCGCCGTCACCGTCGAGCGCCACATCACCCTGGACCGCACCATGTGGGGTTCGGACCAGGCTTCCTCGCTGGAGCCAAAGGGCTTCGAGTCGCTGATCCGTGACATCCGCATCCTGGAGCAGGCCATGGGCGACGGCGTGAAGAAGGTCTTCCCGGGCGAGCTGGCTCCACTGAGCCGCCTGCGCCGCGTCGACGCCTAA
- a CDS encoding acylneuraminate cytidylyltransferase — protein MSKTNQPNVMAIIPARGGSKGIRLKNLREIGGKSLLGRAIESAKAASTVSDVVVSTDHEQIKAEALRYGARVVDRPADIAGDTASSESVLQHVLANTESTPAVTLFIQCTSPMIDPADLDAAITKVASGEAEVSFAAVADHGFHWAIDENGEAVAVGHEKLHRPRRQDREPRFRETGAFYAMDTEGFLAAGHRFFGRVQVHEVPSEHGIDIDAEADLLLAELTLPNEPAAISVDAVITDFDGVHTPDTAYVDEHGTETVRVSRSDGMGVARLRAAGVKFLILSKEANPVVAARAAKLKVEVAHGIENKAEYLAQWLADESINPSRVAYVGNDINDLGAMKLVGWPVSVADANEQVHRAARHRLSRKGGYGAVRELAELVLAAR, from the coding sequence GTGAGCAAAACCAACCAGCCAAATGTCATGGCGATCATCCCCGCCCGGGGAGGATCCAAGGGCATCCGGCTCAAGAACCTGCGTGAGATCGGCGGCAAGTCGCTGCTGGGACGCGCTATTGAATCAGCCAAGGCCGCGAGTACAGTCAGCGACGTCGTGGTCAGCACGGATCATGAGCAGATCAAGGCCGAAGCCCTGCGCTACGGCGCTCGAGTGGTTGACCGACCGGCAGATATCGCCGGGGATACGGCCAGCAGCGAGTCGGTTCTGCAGCATGTCCTGGCCAATACCGAATCCACGCCGGCGGTGACACTGTTCATCCAGTGCACCAGCCCGATGATCGACCCGGCAGACCTGGATGCGGCCATCACCAAGGTCGCCTCCGGTGAAGCGGAAGTCAGCTTCGCAGCGGTGGCCGACCACGGTTTCCACTGGGCGATCGACGAGAACGGCGAAGCTGTCGCGGTAGGGCACGAGAAGCTGCACCGTCCGCGCCGCCAGGATCGCGAACCGCGTTTCCGCGAAACCGGCGCGTTCTACGCCATGGATACCGAAGGCTTCCTGGCCGCTGGACACCGGTTCTTCGGCCGGGTCCAGGTCCATGAGGTTCCCAGCGAGCACGGCATCGACATTGATGCCGAGGCCGACTTGCTGCTGGCGGAACTGACGCTCCCGAATGAACCGGCAGCGATCAGCGTGGATGCGGTCATCACGGATTTCGATGGCGTGCACACCCCGGACACCGCATACGTGGATGAGCACGGCACCGAAACCGTGCGCGTCTCGCGTTCCGATGGCATGGGGGTGGCCCGGCTTCGGGCCGCCGGAGTGAAGTTCCTGATCCTCTCCAAGGAAGCCAATCCGGTGGTTGCCGCCCGGGCCGCCAAGCTCAAGGTCGAGGTGGCCCACGGCATCGAGAACAAGGCCGAGTACCTGGCCCAGTGGCTGGCCGATGAGTCGATCAACCCGTCACGCGTGGCTTATGTCGGCAACGACATCAATGACCTCGGCGCCATGAAGCTAGTCGGCTGGCCCGTCTCCGTGGCCGACGCCAACGAGCAAGTACACCGTGCAGCCCGCCACCGCCTGTCCCGCAAGGGCGGATACGGGGCGGTGCGAGAACTGGCCGAACTGGTCCTCGCCGCACGCTAA
- a CDS encoding YdcF family protein, with protein sequence MQELLVQLAGWALLAALWAVFIWQYRKDPRRLGLAALLFPLALCSIAALVDLLSALVPGFGFLIAIVMVLTPLIVVVFGAALIYNGVLMWRREGARISNLLSLAAGVLVFILPVLAVLLVGINTWWTYSLAFILFMASVFSASLFAMLLLYAWVHAKFPAKTRGVAAVILGARTINGKVTPLLRGRLDKAIELYASQSEPQLLMVPTGGQGHDEQEPEGVSMARYLRDQGIPESQILIEDRAKDTVENLEFSDALVRERQPEGHLWLVTSDYHALRAGLASRQMGLEARSYGGKTAAYYRPSAFLRECVAIARDQPKLIILLALPFAAGLAGLIFLATRAGF encoded by the coding sequence ATGCAGGAACTACTGGTTCAACTCGCTGGATGGGCCCTGCTGGCAGCGCTCTGGGCGGTGTTCATCTGGCAGTACCGCAAGGATCCCCGCCGACTGGGGCTGGCCGCCTTGCTCTTCCCCCTGGCACTGTGCAGCATTGCCGCCCTTGTGGATTTGCTGAGTGCCCTGGTCCCCGGCTTCGGCTTCCTGATAGCCATTGTCATGGTGCTCACCCCGCTGATCGTGGTGGTCTTCGGCGCGGCGCTGATCTACAACGGCGTGCTGATGTGGCGGCGCGAGGGCGCACGGATCTCCAACCTGCTGTCCCTGGCCGCCGGTGTGCTGGTCTTCATCCTGCCGGTGCTCGCGGTGCTGCTGGTGGGGATCAATACCTGGTGGACGTACTCGCTCGCGTTCATCTTGTTCATGGCCTCGGTGTTCTCCGCCAGCCTCTTCGCCATGCTGCTGCTCTATGCCTGGGTGCACGCGAAATTCCCGGCAAAAACCCGCGGTGTTGCCGCCGTCATCCTCGGGGCGCGCACCATCAACGGGAAAGTCACCCCCTTGCTGCGCGGCCGGCTGGACAAGGCCATCGAGCTCTACGCCTCGCAATCCGAGCCGCAACTGCTGATGGTTCCCACCGGGGGACAGGGGCACGATGAACAGGAACCCGAGGGTGTGAGCATGGCCCGCTACCTGCGTGATCAGGGCATCCCCGAATCGCAGATCCTGATCGAAGACCGGGCCAAGGACACCGTGGAGAACCTGGAATTCTCCGATGCGTTGGTCCGCGAACGCCAGCCGGAGGGACACCTATGGCTGGTCACCAGCGATTATCACGCGCTGCGAGCCGGCCTGGCCTCGCGCCAGATGGGGTTGGAAGCCCGCTCCTATGGCGGGAAGACAGCAGCCTACTATCGGCCCAGCGCCTTCTTGCGCGAGTGCGTGGCGATAGCCCGCGATCAGCCCAAGCTCATCATCCTGCTGGCCCTGCCCTTCGCGGCGGGCCTTGCCGGGCTGATCTTCCTGGCCACCCGTGCAGGGTTCTGA
- a CDS encoding glycosyltransferase family 87 protein produces the protein MHEPNQSPPKRGPLRITVPSRADGFLRQFTALIGGPLGRRSDPGRVDPGFFSVERVIILLTTLGALLMLLAKNPCRINGWGGGNPYNYACYSDWVPLFGARGFAENPWAPFSASAEFEYPVLMSTVASAVASLVPESVANRSLLYFDMNLVLVAILWMVTVVCTVRMTGRRPWDAAMVAIAPGIILAGSINWDMWAVALLAAGMLAFARKHTVWAGVLIGLGAAMKIYPFFILGAILVLAIRTGRLKTFWVTGGTAAATWVLVNLPYALAFPQSFMHFFNFSSERGAGLSSFWHAWNVVAAKNPGLPIFEADQISRYGLVLFFLCCVGVALLGLCAEHAPRLGSMAFLIIASFVMVNKVYSPQFIVWLIPLFVLALPRWREFVIWMLVEIAHFYGLWNYLAASSAEDPHKAFPEVGYVVLVFAHMLMLGYLMYLVARSILDPRRDPIRAVGQVDPLAGQFAGLPDRFTLRPWLPGSRKSYETAGGKQ, from the coding sequence ATGCACGAGCCAAACCAGTCTCCGCCCAAGCGGGGCCCTCTGCGTATTACCGTGCCATCACGCGCTGACGGCTTCCTTCGACAGTTCACCGCCCTGATCGGCGGCCCCTTGGGCCGGCGCAGCGACCCGGGTCGGGTTGACCCGGGATTCTTCAGCGTGGAACGCGTCATCATCCTGCTGACCACCCTCGGGGCGCTGCTGATGCTGCTGGCCAAGAACCCGTGCCGGATCAACGGCTGGGGCGGCGGCAACCCCTATAACTACGCCTGCTACAGCGACTGGGTGCCGCTGTTCGGCGCCCGCGGATTTGCCGAGAACCCGTGGGCCCCGTTCAGCGCCAGCGCAGAATTCGAATACCCGGTGCTGATGAGCACCGTTGCTTCCGCGGTGGCCTCGCTCGTGCCCGAATCGGTGGCCAACCGCTCGCTGCTGTACTTCGACATGAACCTGGTACTGGTGGCGATCCTGTGGATGGTCACCGTCGTGTGCACCGTGCGGATGACCGGACGCCGGCCCTGGGATGCCGCGATGGTGGCGATCGCCCCGGGCATCATCCTGGCCGGCAGCATCAACTGGGATATGTGGGCCGTCGCCCTGCTGGCCGCCGGGATGCTGGCCTTCGCTCGCAAGCACACCGTCTGGGCCGGGGTGCTGATCGGACTGGGCGCCGCCATGAAGATCTACCCCTTCTTCATCCTCGGCGCGATCCTCGTGCTGGCCATCCGCACCGGCCGGCTCAAGACCTTCTGGGTCACCGGCGGAACCGCCGCGGCCACCTGGGTTCTGGTCAACCTGCCCTACGCGCTGGCCTTCCCCCAATCCTTCATGCACTTCTTCAACTTCTCCTCGGAGCGCGGCGCGGGCCTGTCCAGCTTCTGGCACGCCTGGAATGTGGTGGCCGCCAAGAACCCGGGCCTGCCGATCTTCGAGGCCGACCAGATTTCGCGCTACGGGCTGGTCCTCTTCTTCCTGTGCTGCGTGGGCGTGGCCCTGCTTGGACTGTGCGCCGAGCACGCCCCGCGGCTGGGATCGATGGCCTTCTTGATCATCGCCTCCTTTGTCATGGTCAACAAGGTCTACTCGCCGCAGTTCATCGTCTGGCTGATCCCGCTGTTCGTCCTGGCCTTGCCGCGCTGGCGCGAATTCGTGATCTGGATGCTGGTGGAGATCGCCCACTTCTATGGCCTCTGGAACTACCTGGCCGCCTCCTCCGCCGAAGACCCGCACAAGGCCTTCCCCGAGGTCGGCTACGTGGTCCTGGTCTTCGCCCACATGCTGATGCTCGGCTACCTGATGTACCTGGTGGCCCGTTCCATCCTCGATCCGCGGCGCGACCCGATCCGCGCGGTGGGGCAGGTTGATCCGCTGGCCGGCCAGTTCGCGGGGCTGCCCGACCGATTCACCCTGCGCCCATGGCTGCCGGGCAGCAGGAAGTCCTATGAAACCGCAGGAGGCAAGCAATGA
- a CDS encoding ABC transporter permease translates to MTTQIQAPLRGQVTFGGVLRSEVIRMFSLKSTSILLAIAVVLYVAIAVVGTWGVGSLLQSMGDVSQMEGMSSMAEPGFAGETIGSGLVFSQLILGVLGVLLFSGEFTTGSAVSTFLASPQRLRVMSAKIVLIVVLTGLTQLVSSLLAFVAAKPIAENYGLVLDFGGESFQSVLWYGTLAVIMAALIGLALGVLLRNSAGGITILAGVFFVLPIITAILGSLVDWSKNISAFLPDQLGMSLATPLSVPTELELWQQLAGIAGWIIIPLALGAVLLAKRDIK, encoded by the coding sequence ATGACAACCCAGATTCAAGCACCTCTGCGCGGCCAGGTCACTTTCGGCGGAGTGCTGCGCAGCGAAGTGATCCGCATGTTCTCGTTGAAATCCACCAGCATCCTGTTGGCCATAGCGGTAGTGCTCTATGTGGCCATCGCCGTCGTTGGCACCTGGGGCGTCGGCTCGCTGTTGCAGAGCATGGGCGATGTCAGCCAGATGGAGGGCATGAGCTCCATGGCCGAGCCTGGCTTTGCCGGCGAAACCATCGGCTCGGGCCTGGTCTTCAGCCAGTTGATCCTCGGCGTGCTGGGCGTACTGTTGTTCAGCGGTGAATTCACCACGGGATCGGCGGTGAGCACCTTCTTGGCCAGCCCGCAGCGGCTGCGCGTGATGTCGGCAAAAATCGTGTTGATCGTGGTGCTCACGGGACTGACACAGTTGGTCTCGAGCCTCCTGGCCTTTGTGGCGGCGAAGCCCATTGCCGAGAACTACGGCCTGGTCCTGGACTTCGGTGGCGAATCATTCCAATCGGTGCTCTGGTATGGCACCCTGGCCGTCATCATGGCAGCCCTGATCGGCCTGGCGCTGGGCGTCCTGCTGCGCAATTCCGCAGGCGGCATCACCATCTTGGCCGGCGTGTTCTTTGTCCTGCCGATCATCACCGCCATCCTTGGATCCCTCGTGGATTGGTCCAAGAACATCTCGGCTTTCCTGCCCGACCAGCTGGGAATGTCCTTGGCCACGCCACTGAGCGTCCCCACCGAATTGGAGCTGTGGCAGCAGCTGGCCGGCATTGCCGGATGGATCATCATCCCATTGGCCCTCGGCGCAGTATTGCTCGCCAAGCGGGACATCAAGTAA